Proteins co-encoded in one Aethina tumida isolate Nest 87 chromosome 7, icAetTumi1.1, whole genome shotgun sequence genomic window:
- the LOC126266330 gene encoding loricrin-like: MNTIVVTVLVATFAAYGSCGGLGGHGGYGGGLGGLGGHGGLGGGFGGGLGGGLGGGLGGGGGGGGGATVNTVVNTVAVPVAQPYPVTVTRPVPVPVQVPYTVEVPRAVPVSVPVPQPVEVPRAVPVTVTRPVPVPQPYEVPVPVQVPVQVPVPQPYTVTIPQPVAVRVPQTIVVPVPQPVVVGGGGGGLGGGIGGGLGGGIGGGFGGGHGGLGGGLGGHGGGYSYSSVSLGGHQYGSSSKH, translated from the exons ATGAATACCATCGTG GTCACAGTGTTGGTTGCAACCTTTGCAGCATACGGTAGCTGTGGAGGTTTGGGAGGACATGGAGGTTACGGAGGTGGCCTGGGCGGTCTAGGCGGCCACGGCGGTCTGGGCGGAGGATTCGGCGGAGGTTTGGGAGGAGGTCTCGGGGGAGGACTTGGTGGTGGCGGCGGCGGTGGCGGTGGAGCGACCGTCAACACGGTCGTCAACACCGTCGCGGTGCCAGTCGCACAACCCTACCCTGTAACTGTGACCAGACCTGTGCCGGTGCCCGTGCAAGTACCCTACACCGTGGAAGTACCACGTGCCGTCCCAGTGTCAGTTCCAGTCCCACAACCCGTGGAAGTACCAAGAGCCGTACCAGTCACCGTCACCAGACCCGTTCCAGTACCACAACCCTATGAAGTGCCTGTACCAGTACAAGTACCGGTACAAGTACCAGTGCCCCAACCCTACACAGTCACAATCCCCCAGCCCGTCGCCGTTAGGGTACCACAAACCATCGTGGTGCCAGTGCCACAACCCGTGGTTGTAGGAGGAGGTGGTGGCGGTTTGGGAGGAGGAATCGGCGGTGGTCTTGGAGGCGGCATCGGTGGCGGATTCGGCGGCGGCCACGGCGGATTGGGAGGTGGTTTGGGTGGCCACGGTGGTGGATACAGTTATTCCAGTGTGTCTCTTGGTGGGCACCAATACGGTAGCAGCTCCAAACACTAA